CTCTGATATGAGATATCTCGCTATGAAGTCAGGTTGCTCCCCCCCATTCACACCAGGTGCATTCTTCAAATGAATACAAATACCATATTACATTCATATCATACTCCAAGTTCACTTCCAAACGCCCTCAAACAGTGGAGATGCAGCCCAGCTTTCCGGAACAGCACCCTCGGCTACCTAGTAGTGACGCAGGAGGGTACTCCCACTCTGGCACAGATAcatccagcatcttctctcttcttccgaGAACTCCCAATGTCCCATTTTATGGCACTTTTGGTCTTCAGTCTTGCAACAAGAATCGTCCACGCAAAAGTCGTATCTCAAAATCATCCTTGGAGGCGTGCTTCCAAATCTTTTTGGACAGGACGGCTCTTTCAGCCTCTATTCTCTCTTGGCGCAACAAAGCAAAGGCTGATCAAAGGCCGCCCCCCTGACCCACTAATCCTTGGGAATTGGCTGGAAGTtacgaagaagatggtgaacTCGTGACATTTGGGGATAAAGTTTCATCTGGAAGTTGCACGGATCAAATATTTCATGGAAACAATGGACAAGCGAACTGATGAGGCAACAATTAGGAACAGGAAAACAAACACACCAACTGTGAATAACTTGAGATTTGCAATAGCTGGTAATTCGAGAGGAATATAGATAGATACATTTTTGGggggttcttttttttttttttttttcatgggAATTCACACTCTCTTGGGAGACCTTTTCGTGAAAACGGGAGAAACGGGGGCCATTCTAGGTGATTACATTTAGTTGACAACTTGTCGCACAAAAGATCAGCCTCAACAAACCAGAACACATCCACGCCCTCCCAACATTGCAATATCCCATCGTCATTACATACAAGTAGCCAAACACCAAGACAGAGCGCTcatataacttaataatgCCACTCCCACGCATTTCCCATCATCAACTAAACATCACCAGGCTGCTCATCCTCAGTCACGTATACAGTGTGCGGATCACTTGTTGCAGTTTTGCGTCTTTTAAGCGCGGGTTGAGCAGGGATTGTTGTAACATCTTCCGGCGTGAGTAATCGCTGATTCTACGGAGTAGAGATTGAGAGCCTTGAGCCTCCCGTTGACAGCTTCCGGTCTGTGTTTTCCCTCTGGATCTCTCTATGATGCACTTGTCTTTTGGTGGatataagaagaaaattgTATTCGATGGACTGTAGCATCACCAGACAGCCTTTCGATAATGCTCATATGTAGCATTTACAGCAAATAAAGTGTGTTTCAAAATCTAGACCCAACCTGCGCCTTGTATGTGTATGTCCATAATGCCATAGAAACCAAACTAGATAGGTAGCCATTAACTTTTGAATCTGCGTCCCATCGTGTTAGCACACAAATCTCACTCCAGAGAGCCCTAGAACAACTTACGTGCAATGTGTCGTATCTCCATAGTAAACAAAAATCACTGAATCTCAacatcctctccctcttgCGTCGCCTTCTCCTCAACAACCGGAGCATCTATACCCATGTTagcatcttcatcccccAGCTCTTTTCCCACAACATCATAACCATCCAAGTCTTCAAAAACGTACCCTTCATCTCAGCCTCTCCCtcagcctccatctgcctcttcagcGCATaccccatcttcttctccagcttcctcgCCTTCTTGGCGCTGACCTGCGCCCTCGGTCCGCTATTCGGCAGCAGGCCCGGTCGTGCGCCTCTCGTCTTGTCTGCCTTTGTAATCTTGCTTCGGTTGGCTGGGTCGGCGCGCTTCTGGTTCGCCTTCTTCGCTTTCGCGGCGCGGGCGGCGAGGCGGTTCTTGGAGGGGCGATTGGGGTTCTTGACGGACGGCATTGTGGATTTGTGGTATCAAGCGACACTGATATATACGGCCAGAATAAAAACGTGGATTTGCTTCTTGTGGTATCCGTAGATCGTCGAAAGTTCTTGGAGGTTTGGAAGTGCTActcgaaagaaaaaaaaaagttttgcCCCGCCAGAAAACAGCCACCCGCCTAGCTTTTTTTAGCTGGACCCTGTAAGAGGTACGGGAGTACTTCGTCGctggatgcgatgcgatgcgatgcggtGATCACAAATTGCAGCCAACATTCGAGGGTAAAACATAGTAAATCTGCTACACTCAATACCATTATATCATTATATGGGGTTGCTTTTCTAGCCGTAACAATAACTCCAAACTTTGCCTCCCAGTAGTAATACAGACGTTATGCGTAGGCAGACTCCGAACACTTGTACTTTATGTAAACAAATTACTCCAAAACATGCTTTTCTCTTTAGCGTTACTTTCAAATCTCTTATGTAGCTCATGATTGAGCTGCAGCGGATCGCTTCGGGGCATGGCTCCCTTCTCCTGCTAGCATTCCCTGCctctcatcgtcctcgtcatcggaTGTTAAGCCATCAAGCTCAAACTCCTCTGCTGCCTGGATATGGCCATCTTCTACCGCTCGTCCGTTCAGGTGGGTATGGCCATTAGTGAATCCCTTGGTATTCAGCGGGGGGTTGGAGAGGCGGTCATGCAGGTGGATGAGCATGTTGACGAACAGGAACATTAAAAAAGCGAGAGAGTATAGGATCAGGATATAAGAAATGACGTCCATGCTAGAGCCGTCGAGGAGGGCCATTTGTTGTTCAGTCGCACCTTGGAAGAGGAAACCGGCGGCGTACAAGAGCTATGAGTAACTAGGATTAGAAGCGTATAGTACAAGGACTGAAGTATGTACTTACAAAAACGGGGATGAACTGGAAGCTATTCCACGAACGACCATCGTCAGCTAGAGACTGAGCGTCCTTCAGGACAAAGGCAATTTCAATGATACGTGTAAGACCGGCAGCCATCAAAGTATAGCCAAACATGGAATGGGTCATGGCGCTGACCATCAGCTCTTGAGGGTGAGCAGACATGCCCCAGCCGGTAATGAAAATGACGAATCCCGGAATAAAGTTGCGCTTCGGGTTGCCGTCGCGATCTCGGCTAAGCCAGATACCGGCCAAGCCGGCACACCACCAGATGACACCCATCGTAGTGTGCTGCCAATCATTCTTGACCCAGGCGGTGCCCCAGCGATGCTCCGTAAAAGTATTGATGCAGCCCCAGATAGCAATGATAGAGCTGTCGTAAAACTCTTGAGATCGGCCAGTGCGACGGACCCAAGCCTGTCCCGCAAGGAGGATAATAGTCAAGATGATGCCATAAGCGATAAATGCGCCACCCATGATAAAATGAGCGGCGCATTGGCCGACATGGTCGCCCTGGCAGAAGCCGAGGGTTGTAATGCCTCCAAAGATCATCTGCACCCAGGCCAGGAGAGGCATTGCTTTTCCGATGATCGAGTGGAAGGGTCGGACAAACTTGCGAATCACGCCCAGGACGCCCTTCTCCCAGTGGAGCTTCAGATATAGGCCAAGCACCACCTGGCCGACAAGCAAGAGCTGCAAAATGTTGGCAAAAATCGAGTGCACATTGTGTTCGACAAACTCGCGTCCATTGTGCGCATGCCCGAGAAAGAAaccgacgacggcgagaACAGAGCCGAGGACTTGCGTGGGGACGTGCCATCGAGACTTGGTCATCTATAGATGCATCAGATCAGACATTCTGCTTATACAAAAGcactcagcagcagctccatgAAGTCTTACACCAAAGACCATGCCGATTGGGAATATGATGCCATATGCGAGCATCTGGATTAAGATGTGGATCCAGAGAATATTGTCCTGTACTTGATGTCAATCTCGTTTGATTCTTTCTCTGTATTCTGTATTATTAGTATTGTCCTTGAGCGACTCACGATAGGATCAAACGATATCGCCTCTCCCTCGGGAATGTGGCTCTCGCCGCCATTGTGGTCGTGAGCATGCACAAGCGCTCCGAAGGATGCGATCGACAGCAGTAGGGCCATCGTGGCTGGCCGTAATGGTTGCATCATCGTGGTTCCGATAAACAACagaagcgaagaagaaagagaagaaaaaagcgaTTCCCCTCTCTCACCTCTTGCAGTCCGATTGTACAATGCTTCGACGTCCTTGCAATCGTCGCGAACCGACGCCAGAAAACATCGGCCGGGTGTTTAGAGATCGAAACATTTAGTCGAGCGGCTTGATCGGAGATGAAAAGCCAAGAAATCCATGGGGACGCGCAGGGAGGGCCTGGCACCGACGTTGTTCCGGACGAACCAAGAGACTTGCAATGCGCTGTTACGCACGCAGTAGAACGAGGTACCGCTGTTGCACCATTACAAACCGGCGGCAGGGATGCGTCCCCGCAAAAAGAATCGCTGCAGCTCCATCGGGCGAGGCGCATGAGAAATAGGAAGTATCGGCACCAAATAGGCGGGAAATGCCATGCCAAGCGCGGCTACTTGTCCTATTCACGGCCAACAATTTGCCGGTAAGAGCAGCACCATGTTGGAATACCAGAGGAAACATAATCCTACGGCCATGATGGTGTTACGACTGTGCCGCGACAGCAAGGGAATCTGTCGTCTGGCTCCCTCCACATGCTGTCAAACAGTGATGCGCTCCATAAGTAGGTACATAGATTGACATGGATTCTCTCTATCGCTCCACTCGTGTAAAGAGCCCAATGCAGCGCGATAAGCGAGTGGCAGCGGCCAATAAGTGCTATACAAGTCGAGGCGTGGGCACGGAAAGACGCATAATAGAAAGCCTAGCCACGAATAGCCTTTTTGATGGTCATTGATAGGTAATACAGACTATCACTGCCATGCAGCAGTTGCGAAGTCAAAATCGGAATGTAGCATGGAATGGGCAGTGCAGCTTGCCAAAATCTATCTGTCCCTTTAATTAGGAAAGTCGTAGTCAAATCAACACGGAGAGAATACAGTGGTCGATCAACTTGACCACCAAAGCAAGCATTCCCCAAGCGGGAGTGGCTCTCTTAGCGACTTCCTTATAATAGAAACTGCCTATGATGAGGCTATGACACAGGAGCGAGTGCCTGAGAGGGGCAGCCCTTGATCGCTGACCTCAAACTGTCGCTGCCAAAGAACAACGCGGGATCAAACAGCTGCACTCATTTCGACTGTCTCAAAATAATACTGTAGCGGCTCTTCCCTGCATCAGGCTAATTCAGACAATTTTGCTGCCGCCCACTTCATATTGGCCATTATGTTTGCTCCACGGAGCTTTTCCGCCGCCTTTCGCCTTCTTGTGATCTTAGTGGCTGCCTCATTCAGTGTCACCGTCGCCAGTAACCCTTGGGGTCATAACCAAGAGGTCGTCACCAATGATCAACAGCACATAAAGGCGTGCGTCTTCGGATCTCCCAAAAAGTACGACCAGTGGACGATTCACTACCACGAGGTGAAGCCTCCGTCCCAATTTCCGAGTCAATTCATTCTCAATCCAGCGTGGGTAGCGCGCCATCAAACCGTCGGCGATACGGATGTAAGAACCACTCATCCATCTTTCCAAGGGAAACTCCATCGCCTAACATAGCCAGCATTTCACTTTAGGTACCACCTGGGTGCCATGGGCCGAGAATAGGTGCCAGTACTCCTGCAACGCGAGAAAGAATTGTGTTTCTTTTGCCGGGTATCAGGGTGAGATTGCTTTATTAACTCTGGTCATTTCGCCATTCCAAGGTCTaactctgcttctccagatAAACACTCGACGCCGAATACCGGTGAATTTTCTTGCTACTTCTTTGACGCCCTGTGAGTACTCATGCTATCTAAAAATGCTGAAGATTGCCCCAAGCTGACGTCGTATATTAGCATCCAGCCAGCGAATATTATACCACGACCGCCCGATGGCCCTGATGAGATTACACATGCCTATAACAGGCTCTGTAATGACGAAACGGGTATTTGAGGAGAAGGCGTAAACCATTGCAGCACCGATGAATGAGGGCTGGCAAAAGTGGTTCTATTATCTGCAAAATCGTGTCAGTAGTGTCGCATCGGTGGTCATATGGGATTGACATACTACATGAAGTGTATATACTTAGGTACTTCAAATGAAATATTTATAGATTAAAGCGTGTCGTGTCATTCGTTATTCCTTCTTGatattgccatcatctttttcAAGAATCTCCCGAGTCCGTTTccacagctccagctccatatCTCGCTCCACCTTTGTTCCTCGACTGTTTAGCCATCCAACATCGAGATTTCCAATGGCTCCAACTCCATTAGGCTTGAGAGACGGCTTGATATTAGGATTAGGGCCTTGACGGGGTGCGCCAGAAGAAAGGTTAACGATGCCCGCCTCTTCAAGCGCGAGAATCTGTCGCTTCATTCGTACATCGATGCTGTGAAGTGTACTCAGAAAAGTATCTGTTGCCTGTCGAAATACCTCTTTTTGCGCCGCCGAGTCTACTGATGCTGGAgcgctgctgtcgctggaTGATTCCGGTGTTGTGAGGGCGCCGAGCGCAGCGGCTGTGTGGTTCATAAGCTGGACCATGGATTTGTCGATGAAATTGAGCTGAGAGATATTTTCCTCCAACGTGAAAGGAACTTGAGGCTGGGCggtctcttctctctcgtctcccATGACGATATCCTCTGGTGAGGTCATGGCTGTGAGATTGAGCGAACAGGCTCGATTGGCTGAAATTAGGCAGAAGTATACAATCTCCTGTTAGGATCCTCGAGGTGAAAAATGCcttgtggtggtgatgttCTGAATTAAAATGAGCTGTATGAAGTTGCAAGCTTAAACTTGATGGAGGTCTGGTGGAATTTGAGTCTGAAGCTTAGATGATGTACCTCCATGTATGctttgaaagagaagagtgCTGCCAAGTCGCTGTGGGTCAGCCCAACGCGCCGATAAGAAGTCGCGAATCGTCTGATAGCCCGCATCACAAGATTTTCACCAATTGTAGCTCGTAGGTTTATAgtaaagatgatggcgctttATGATCTTCATTATAGTACTAGATTCAACATATTCATTAATGATTTTCATACAAACAAATTCGCTATACCCTCCGTTTGCTACAGCTGAGCCGCATCTGAGAGGCGCCGCTTAAACTTCGGCTATCCCGCTCCGGCCAGCGATTCGCGATTTCTCCCCGTCACCTAAACTCTAATGCTTTCACATCAAGCCCGGCGACCTGATCATCACAGAAAGCGCCTTGTAGGTCGTCTGCAGCGCCCAATCCATCACCGAACATCACGTAAACGATATACCAGGCGGAATTTGCGATCTTGACGTGTCTCATTAAGCGCTGGCCGGAGAAGTTCAATCAACATACCGCCACACGATCCAGAACGTGAGGATCAGGCATAGCTCATCTCACTTGGATAAGCTACCCCAATTTGCACTTCGTTTCAACCTCGGCTGGGCAAGGCCATGATATGATACTGGCACTTTGAGACTAGATATCTTTACGGCGTATCGGACTTTCTCACTTCTGTCTTCACGACAGCGGCGTCTGCTCTCTTCTCGCGATGGCAGCTCAAGTACCGGCCCAGGGAGCTGGTGCGGCCAACTCGTATGGAGGACAGCCAGTAACGTCGCCAGCCGGGCCGCCTGCCgcaaccaccaccaccgcagGCACGACTGGAGGCGCAATGTCGAATCAGAATCTCAATCAGATTGTACGTGGTGTTTTGTTGGGCCTCAAGCCGTTGCTCTTTTTCAGGTTTCAAGGCTACCTTGGCCCGTGACCAACACATCTTCACTCCCCTGCCCAATACCATTCTTATATCATTTATACCGAGGTGCCTGCAACCCATCATTTGTCCCCATTCGCTCCACCACTTCGAGCCATATGATGATGCCACATCATGGCAGACAATGGCTGTTGCGTTGATAATTCTTTGCCATTACatcatctctccatctccatcctttGTTGCTTCTGCTCTTAGTCGTGTCTCTGGGGTTTGCGAATAATCTTGGCTAACGATGTTTACTAGGTCACGGACTATCTTCTCAAAAGGGGCTTCAACAGAACCGAAGAAGTTTTCCGACAAGAGTCAAAGCATCTCGGCAATGATGGTAAACCAGTGCAACAACTAGCAAACTTGGGCCCCAAAAAATATTCAAGAGCGTTCCGGTTACTAAGAGATTGGGTTGAAAACAATCTTGAAATCTACAAAGTCAGTAATTCTCCCTATCAGCGGCCTATACCCACCTACTAACAAGATTGTACACAGTTTGAGCTATCCAAACTTCTTTGGCCAACGTTCGTGTATTCCTTTATCGAGCTAGTCGGAAATGGATACacagaagaaggcaaagtaTTTCTTAGAGAAATTGGCCAACATTTCCAGGCATCACACGCTGATGATTTGAAAATATTCGCAACAATTACACTCGCTCAGCATGTAAACGAGAATCCTGTTACCAAGCTGTACAAGGAGAATAAGTACCGCATTCCCTTGAATCAGCACGCCACTGGCGacctttttaattttcttgAGCGAGAGTCTGATCACGGTGGATCCGTTATCCGACAACTTCTTGTCACGTATTGTCAAATCGATTCAACGGCTCGTGGACCCATCACCCCCTTTAGCTTCGAGGCGGTTTTCAGAAAGTCCAAGAGTCTAGAGATCGAAGAGATTGACGCCAGAGAAGGCATTCCTGGAGTCAATATCGGATTATCCAACAAGGATATCTTGGACCCGGCTGCACCCCTTAGCCTAGGCCCTCTGCCTATGGATGCAGATCTCCGCGATGACGTCCGCGCTGAAATCGAAGACGAGGAGCGACGACTTCCACCGCCCCTTGGCGGACCTAGTCTGATAGAAGAATTTGATCGGAAAATCAAGAGGGAAGAGAGTGCGGATGCTCCAAACAGATCAGACCTACCCTTACCGCCGTCTCGACCACGCGATATCATGCTTGAAATGCAAAAGCTACGAGAGAATAGAGACAGATTCAAGATTGAAGGGCGAACaggcggcgtcggcgtccCTGTAAGCGCTTGCATGTTTACGTTTCACAACACCTTTGGAAGGTAAGTAACCTTGTTCTCCAAGTATCTAAGACAAGCGCATTGACTAACTGGGCGTAGCGTTTCATGCATGGAATTTTCTGATGATGGACAGCTCGCAGCTGTCGGTACCAGTGAATCCTACATCCGCGTTTGGTCTCTGGATGGCAAAGCCCTCCCAAGCTCAAACGCTCACGAAAAGGGCACCAAGTTCAACAGCCGAAAGCTTATCGGACACTATGGACCCGTATACGATATTTCATTTTCAGACTCAGCCTCGGGACCCCCTCAAAAGCTCTTTGGTGATGAGGGCCGACAAAACGCAGCCATCGATGGACGACCAAAACTACTGCTATCATGTTCAGGAGATGGACAAATTCGGCTCTGGTCCCTGGAATCCTGGACTTGCCTCTGCGTATACAAATCACACGATGGGCCTGTCCATAGGGCACTGTGGAGCCCTCACGGACATTACTTTTTGACTGGTGGTTATGACAAGGTTGTTCGAGTTTGGATGCAGGATCACGCATCACCCCAACGGCTCCTTGTCGGCCACGATACCGCAATCTCGGCCATTGCATGGCACCCTAACGGCATGTACGTCTTTTCAGCCTCAGATGAGACGGATAAGTCGATCCGCATGTGGTCCGTAACGACTGGTGCCTGTGTAAGAGTATTCACGGGCCACACGGAGTATATAAGCGCTCTGGAATGCTCTCCCAACGGTAAAATCCTGGCCAGCGCAGATATTGCGGGCAACATTTTCTTCTGGGATCTAGTCAAGGGAACTCGCATCAAGCGTTCTCGCGGGCATGGAAAAGGAGGCATCTGGTCTCTCAGTTTTAGCGTTGAATCCAACGTACTCGCATCCGGCGGCCAAGACGGCACTGTTCGATTGTGGGACGTTGAGTCGCCAGCAGATCCGCACAAGGCAGCTCAACAGGCCGGTCTTGAGGCTGCAACTGCGGGTGCTGACATGGCGATCAACGGCCCCAACGGAGAGGCATCACGGATCAACGCGGGGACCTCGGGTCAGTCAGCTGCTACAGGTGCAGCTACCGgtaccaagaagaagagcaaggaagTGATGATTACTCCCGATCAAATATCGGCCTTTCcaacgaagaagacgccagTGACAAGGGTCAAATTTACTCGAATGAATCTCGTCATAGCTGGCGGATGCTACGATGCTGACCGATAGACTGGCGAGGGGTTTACTCGATTTAATAGCAAAAAGTGAAGCTAATACCCAGCAGGTGGAAAATGGAAGCGCGCAGCTTTAATTAGGGGAATGGTAAACTGTATCACGGAAGCCAAGTACTTGCAAATGGATAAAGGACTATTGAAAGGGGCGGTATAATACGTCTGGTGCTACGAGGACAGACTTGGAACTGGTGCTTGTTTGAATTTCTTGGTTTGTTATAGGGAATAACGATAGAATGAGAATTTGATATCtatatcttctttttttttctcattaTGCAGTAGTATCAATCTCTTGTCATGTAAATTCCTTTTCAGCCTCCCATTTGTGCAAATAACGGCACATGAATACAAATCACTCAACGAGGCAGCAATTCACGCCTCGAGGCTGAGGCCCTGTTAAAGCGCCGGTGGGTGCTCGCTAGAGGCAGCTGATGGCAGCCTCGTACAGGTACGCAACCGCTGACGTTGAGCAGGCGCTAAGGCTGGGTACCGGTATTCCCCAATCGCTCTACGCCACTCTGCGTCGAGCAAGCTGCTCTGTCCTTCTTCGCAGCTCAACACCAGCGTCCAATTCCTCCCCTCGCTCCGCCAAACCTCGCCCGTCGCATCCGCAGCGACAATTTCCCGCATCGCAATGGACGTCGAAGAATCGCCGTGGGCTGATTCCAGCCAGACCCCCCCTGAGCCGCCCGCCGACAGTGAGCCTGTTGCTTCCCCGCCAGCGACATCCCAGGCCTCGACGGCGTCAGCGCCTCGGCCCTCGCGCGCCCCTCGCCGCATCGTCGCCCAGCCCACCAAACTAGAAGCTGTGGACGATCCCCTCGGGCCGCTGAGCGCTGGACCAGCCCAAGATGCCGCTGCGCTGGATGCCCCGCCGGTGCCGCCTCAGAAGGAGCAGATGGTGATTCggacgacgatggcgccgctccagcagcagcaggcggcGAGAAGGATTGCCGACCCTCACCATgtggatgacgaagacgacttgGAGAGCCCGAGAGGCCCGAGAGTGCCACCTCCGGTAGATGCTGCGAGACCGAGTAGTGTGCGGAGCAACACGCAGCCGAGCGTGAGCGTGGAAGAGGCAGCGAAGCCCTCGTTTTATATCACTGTTGGAGATCCAGTCAAGATTGGAGACTTGACGAGCTCTCATATTGTGTACTCTGTGAGAACCAAGGTTGGTGATTCCTAGTTTTACTTGTCGGAAGTAAAGATTCGCCCCAGCTAAATGACCTCTTCTCCATTCAGACCACCTCCAGAGCATACAAGCAGCCCGAATTCGAGGTCAAGCGTCGATACCGAGACTTCTTATGGCTCTACAACACCTTGCATGGAAACAACCCCGGATACGTGGTGCCGCCACCTCCCGAGAAGCAGGCTGTTGGCCGCTTCGACAGCAACTTTGTGGAAAGTAGAAGAGCcgcgctggagaagatgctcaaCAAGACTGCGGCGCACCCCATCCTTCAGCATGATGCTGATCTAAAGCTTTTTTTGGAGAGTGAGGCCTTTAACGTTGACATTAAGCACAAAGAAAGACGAGAGCCTCTGCCCACGGAGAGCAAGGGAGTGTTGGGATCTTTGGGTATCAACGTCGGAGGAGGAAGCAAGTTTGTGGAGCAGGACGATTGGTTTCATGATCGTAAGGTGTACCTTGATGCATTGGAGAGTCAGCTCAAGGGGCTGCTGAAAGCAATGGATGCTATGGTCAGCCAGagaaagatgatggcagaggctgcagctgacttttctgcctctctccaCGCGCTGTCCACGGTTGAGCTTTCGCCCTCGCTATCCGGCCCTCTAGACGCCCTCTCTGACCTCCAGCTTACCATTCGCGATGTGTATGATCGTCAGGCCCAACAAGACGTCTTGACTTTTGGAATTATCATTGATGAATACATTCGTCTGATTGGGTCAATCAAGCAGGCATTCAGCCAGCGTCAAAAGGGCTTCTACGCCTGGCATTCAGCCGAGTCGGagttccagaagaagaagagtacACAAGACAAGCTGCTTCGTCAGGGTAAGAGTCAGCAGGACCGACTCAACCAGATGAACGCCGAGGTGCAGGAGTCGGAGAGAAAAGTCCATCAAGCTCGGCTGCTCTTTGAAGACATGGGCCGCTCCAtgagagctgagctggaccGGTtcgagaaggaaaaggtgGAGGATTTCAAGAGCGGTGTCGAGACCTTCCTCGAAGGTGCGGTTGAAGCACAGAAGGAAGTAAGTCAAGATTTTATTTATCCACATACATGTGCCGGTGATGTTTCAAGATTTGCTAACAAGCGTGCAGTTGATTGAAAAGTGGGAGACATTCCTCATGCAACTGGATGCTCAAGACGATGAATCTGCTTTCTATAGGCCGCCCGTCTACCAGACGAAACCTCCCGGTAACACCGCTATCGATCGTGCCCGGGCTACTATAGATGAGGATTCAGACTAGGAGAGAATTTGATGTTGTAGTAGTCTATCTCCACGAGTATACTACAGTTATAAGCTAAATGGTCAATAAGCGGGAGGGAGACAGCGGAAGTGCGCCACTATTCATATTCGTTTCAAAGTTCGGAGATgaatccctttttttttgttatatCATGGCGGGCCGCCAGGCTCAAAGTGCTGTACATATTTGAACAGAGTCGATTCTCTAATCCAATGCGGTTTCTCTCCTCCCGTCTATCGTCTTTCCATGTCTCTCCATTTTTGTGACGTTGTCTGCGCCtagccttttccatctttcgTTCGTACAAAGTATATAATacaatctttctcttcccctcATATCATAACCCCATTTATTACTTTCTCCGTGTGGGAGATTTCTTCGGCCCTGAATCTTTCAACGCGCTCGTATCCTGCGGCGAGTATTCCGCCAACAAATCCTCAAAGTTCAATCCAGCACCCTCCTCAGCAGCCTTTGCCGCAGCCTGTTCCTccgccgccttggccgcaGCCAAAGCAGCCTCATCGCCCTTCGCCTCGCCCTCTACAGCCTGCGCCGCAGCATCGTACGCCCTTCCGAATCGTTCTCTAAAGGCAGCCAGCTTGCCGGCCTCGTCGAGCTCGACGTTCCGCAGGCTCTTCTCGCTGGGCTGCCACAGGAGCGTGTTGCGCGTGTCCTTTGCGGCGCGGTAGAGCGGCAGCGGGGAGGTGGTTCGGGCGGTGTAGGTGGATCCGTCGGagagctggatgagctgcGTAAAAGTATAAGGCCGTCGGGGTCGGGGGATGAAGGTTGCGTGTCGGGTTTGCTGTGCGCGGAGACAGCTGCTGTGGACTGAGAAGGTTGAGACTGTGGATGATGGGCGgaggggagaggagaggaggctggcggtggtgggAGTGGGGAGTTTCCCCATTGTGACGgtttttgttcttttatttatttgaGAGTAACGGGTCGTTCAATTGGGGAGAATTCGTGTACTGCTGTATCGAGCTCtttttggtgttggtgtCGCATGTGGTGATCttgctggtgttggtg
This portion of the Trichoderma atroviride chromosome 6, complete sequence genome encodes:
- a CDS encoding uncharacterized protein (EggNog:ENOG41), with translation MPSVKNPNRPSKNRLAARAAKAKKANQKRADPANRSKITKADKTRGARPGLLPNSGPRAQVSAKKARKLEKKMGYALKRQMEAEGEAEMKDAPVVEEKATQEGEDVEIQ
- a CDS encoding uncharacterized protein (EggNog:ENOG41~SECRETED:SignalP(1-28)); protein product: MFAPRSFSAAFRLLVILVAASFSVTVASNPWGHNQEVVTNDQQHIKACVFGSPKKYDQWTIHYHEVKPPSQFPSQFILNPAWVARHQTVGDTDHFTLGTTWVPWAENRCQYSCNARKNCVSFAGYQDKHSTPNTGEFSCYFFDALIQPANIIPRPPDGPDEITHAYNRLCNDETGI
- a CDS encoding uncharacterized protein (BUSCO:EOG092D0XEW), which gives rise to MDVEESPWADSSQTPPEPPADSEPVASPPATSQASTASAPRPSRAPRRIVAQPTKLEAVDDPLGPLSAGPAQDAAALDAPPVPPQKEQMVIRTTMAPLQQQQAARRIADPHHVDDEDDLESPRGPRVPPPVDAARPSSVRSNTQPSVSVEEAAKPSFYITVGDPVKIGDLTSSHIVYSVRTKTTSRAYKQPEFEVKRRYRDFLWLYNTLHGNNPGYVVPPPPEKQAVGRFDSNFVESRRAALEKMLNKTAAHPILQHDADLKLFLESEAFNVDIKHKERREPLPTESKGVLGSLGINVGGGSKFVEQDDWFHDRKVYLDALESQLKGLLKAMDAMVSQRKMMAEAAADFSASLHALSTVELSPSLSGPLDALSDLQLTIRDVYDRQAQQDVLTFGIIIDEYIRLIGSIKQAFSQRQKGFYAWHSAESEFQKKKSTQDKLLRQGKSQQDRLNQMNAEVQESERKVHQARLLFEDMGRSMRAELDRFEKEKVEDFKSGVETFLEGAVEAQKELIEKWETFLMQLDAQDDESAFYRPPVYQTKPPGNTAIDRARATIDEDSD
- a CDS encoding uncharacterized protein (EggNog:ENOG41) translates to MTSPEDIVMGDEREETAQPQVPFTLEENISQLNFIDKSMVQLMNHTAAALGALTTPESSSDSSAPASVDSAAQKEVFRQATDTFLSTLHSIDVRMKRQILALEEAGIVNLSSGAPRQGPNPNIKPSLKPNGVGAIGNLDVGWLNSRGTKVERDMELELWKRTREILEKDDGNIKKE
- a CDS encoding uncharacterized protein (EggNog:ENOG41~TransMembrane:11 (n11-21c25/26o49-72i84-101o113-134i154-175o187-210i222-239o251-271i283-300o312-332i344-363o383-403i)~SECRETED:SignalP(1-25)), whose translation is MMQPLRPATMALLLSIASFGALVHAHDHNGGESHIPEGEAISFDPIDNILWIHILIQMLAYGIIFPIGMVFGMTKSRWHVPTQVLGSVLAVVGFFLGHAHNGREFVEHNVHSIFANILQLLLVGQVVLGLYLKLHWEKGVLGVIRKFVRPFHSIIGKAMPLLAWVQMIFGGITTLGFCQGDHVGQCAAHFIMGGAFIAYGIILTIILLAGQAWVRRTGRSQEFYDSSIIAIWGCINTFTEHRWGTAWVKNDWQHTTMGVIWWCAGLAGIWLSRDRDGNPKRNFIPGFVIFITGWGMSAHPQELMVSAMTHSMFGYTLMAAGLTRIIEIAFVLKDAQSLADDGRSWNSFQFIPVFLLYAAGFLFQGATEQQMALLDGSSMDVISYILILYSLAFLMFLFVNMLIHLHDRLSNPPLNTKGFTNGHTHLNGRAVEDGHIQAAEEFELDGLTSDDEDDERQGMLAGEGSHAPKRSAAAQS
- a CDS encoding mitochondrial 54S ribosomal protein bL31m (EggNog:ENOG41~BUSCO:EOG092D4OVK); the encoded protein is MGKLPTPTTASLLSSPLRPSSTVSTFSVHSSCLRAQQTRHATFIPRPRRPYTFTQLIQLSDGSTYTARTTSPLPLYRAAKDTRNTLLWQPSEKSLRNVELDEAGKLAAFRERFGRAYDAAAQAVEGEAKGDEAALAAAKAAEEQAAAKAAEEGAGLNFEDLLAEYSPQDTSALKDSGPKKSPTRRK